The Lates calcarifer isolate ASB-BC8 linkage group LG14, TLL_Latcal_v3, whole genome shotgun sequence genome has a segment encoding these proteins:
- the wrap53 gene encoding telomerase Cajal body protein 1 has product MSDSAGSGESGGVAGAGQDAEADNEPPQQAPPLPQSDHLEVGETSEYGAPPAAKRLKMSGNEQGLGQVTESIKMHGETPAQAGLLLADPAPPAQGEPPQCEEKGQEGEEVPVSRGGVEECHENGDGGHDTHLEEGETKPEEECNANGSAGSPSEGQHLGLDFTQNPQMLTGSWTEYSSLPENYLKGCKWAPDGSCILTNSADNVLRVYNLPPEIYSYNWDLLPEMSPVLRMAEGDTIYDYCWYPKMNSLDPDTCFLASSSRDNPVHVWDAFYGEVRASFRPYNHLDELTAAHSLCFSPDGTQLYCGFDKTVRVFYTERPGRDCEERPTVVKKQGQSGIISCFGFSPCQSVYACGSYSRCAGLYSCQDGTLLALLPTRHHGGLTHLLFSPDGNYLYTGGRKDPEILCWDLREPGKVVFSLRRNVSTNQRIYFDLDLSGRYLLSGDTEGVVSVWDTQTAPPDGNEESLQPQLRFQAHWDCTNGISIHPFMPLLATSCGQRQFPWPGDSEGDSASDGEGGEAVMSPQEIRQDNTLSLWWAGPLSPAAEEDQEPTVAAAEA; this is encoded by the exons atgtctgACTCGGCTGGAAGTGGTGAAAGTGGAGGTGTGGCAGGTGCCGGGCAGGATGCAGAGGCGGATAATGAGCCCCCGCAACAGGCCCCACCTTTACCTCAAAGTGACCACTTAGAGGTGGGGGAGACCTCAGAGTACGGGGCCCCTCCGGCTGCCAAGCGGCTCAAAATGAGCGGGAATGAACAGGGGCTGGGACAGGTCACGGAGTCTATCAAGATGCACGGAGAAACACCAGCACAGGCTGGCTTGCTACTGGCGGACCCAGCCCCACCAGCACAAG GAGAACCACCACAATGTGAGGAGAAAGGTCAAGAAGGGGAAGAGGTGCCTGTTAGTCGGGGAGGTGTAGAAGAATGCCATGAGAATGGTGATGGAGGCCATGATACCCACTTGGAAGAAGGAGAGACGAAACCAGAGGAGGAGTGCAATGCCAACGGATCTGCAGGCAGCCCCAGTGAAGGACAGCA CCTTGGTTTAGATTTTACCCAGAACCCCCAGATGCTGACTGGTTCCTGGACTGAGTACTCCAGCCTCCCAGAGAATTACCTGAAAGGCTGCAAATG GGCTCCAGATGGTTCCTGTATCCTGACTAACAGTGCAGACAACGTGCTCCGTGTGTACAATCTCCCTCCTGAGATTTACAGCTACAACTGGGACTTGCTTCCAGAGATG AGTCCAGTCCTGAGGATGGCAGAAGGAGATACCATCTACGACTACTGCTGGTACCCCAAGATGAACTCCCTGGATCCGGACACATGCTT TCTAGCCAGCAGTAGCCGTGACAACCCAGTCCACGTATGGGATGCATTTTACGGGGAGGTCCGAGCCAGTTTCCGACCCTACAATCACCTGGATGAGCTGACAGCAGCTCACTCCCTCTGCTTCTCACCTGATGGCACACAGCTCTACTGCGGCTTTGACAAAACTGTCAGAGTCTTCTACACTGAGCGTCCTGGCAGAGACTGTGAGGAGCGGCCCACAGTAG TGAAGAAGCAAGGCCAAAGTGGCATCATCTCCTGCTTTGGCTTCAGCCCTTGCCAATCTGTTTACGCCTGCGGCTCTTACTCCCGCTGCGCTGGCCTCTACTCCTGCCAAGACGGCACCCTGCTGGCTCTGCTGCCGACCCGCCACCACGGAGGCCTCACCCATCTGCTCTTCTCCCCTGACGGCAACTACCTGTACACCGGCGGGCGCAAG GATCCAGAAATCCTGTGCTGGGATTTAAGAGAGCCGGGAAAGGTTGTGTTTTCACTTAGGAGGAACGTTTCCACCAACCAGCGCATCTACTTTGATCTGGACCT gTCAGGCAGATACCTGCTGAGCGGCGACACAGAGGGAGTGGTGTCGGTATGGGACACCCAGACAGCTCCTCCTGATGGTAATGAGGAGTCACTGCAACCTCAACTGAGGTTCCAGGCCCACTGGGACTGCACCAACGGCATCAG TATTCATCCCTTCATGCCATTGCTGGCGACCTCCTGTGGCCAGCGGCAGTTCCCCTGGCCGGGCGACAGCGAGGGCGACTCGGCCTCCGACGGTGAGGGAGGTGAGGCTGTGATGTCACCGCAGGAGATCCGACAAGACAACACCCTGAGTCTGTGGTGGGCTGGACCACTCAGCCCTGCCGCAGAGGAGGACCAGGAGCCGACCGTGGCGGCGGCGGAGGCCTGA